From the genome of Suricata suricatta isolate VVHF042 chromosome 3, meerkat_22Aug2017_6uvM2_HiC, whole genome shotgun sequence, one region includes:
- the RO60 gene encoding 60 kDa SS-A/Ro ribonucleoprotein isoform X2 — protein sequence MEESVNQMQPLNETQITNSEGGYVWQVTDMNRLHRFLCFGSEGGTYYIKEQKLGLENAEALIRLIEDGRGCEVIQEIKSFSQEGRTAKQEPMLFALAICSQCSDVSTKQAAFKAVSEVCRIPTHLFTFIQFKKDLKESMKCGMWGRALRKAVADWYNGKGGMALALAVTKYKQRNGWSHKDLLRLSHLKPSNEGLAIVTKYITKGWKEVHELYKEKALSVETEKLLKYLEAVEKVKRTKDELEVIHLIEEHRLVREHLLTNHLKSKEVWKALLQEMPLTALLRNLGKMTANSVLEPGNSEVSLVCEKLCNEKLLKKARIHPFHVLIASETYKTGHGLRGKLKWRPDEEILKALDTAFYKTFKTVEPTGKRFLLAVDVSASMNQRVLGSVLNASAVAAAMCMVVTRTEKDSHIVAFSDEMVPCPVTTDMTLQQVLMAMNQIPAGGTDCSLPMIWAQMTSTAADVFMVFTDNETFAGRVHPAVALREYRKKMDIPAKLIVCGMTSNGFTIADPDDRVGKDSFGNVQKL from the exons ATGGAGGAATCCGTAAACCAAATGCAACCACTGAACGAGACGCAGATAACCAACTCCGAAGGGGGATACGTGTGGCAAGTCACTGATATGAATCGACTACACCGGTTCTTATGTTTTGGTTCGGAAGGTGGGACTTACTATATCAAAGAACAAAAGCTGGGCCTTGAAAATGCTGAAGCTTTAATTAGATTGATTGAAGATGGCAGAGGATGTGAAGTGATACAGGAAATAAAGTCATTTAGTCAAGAAGGCAGAACGGCGAAGCAAGAGCCTATGCTCTTCGCACTTGCCATTTGTTCCCAGTGTTCCGACGTGAGCACAAAACAGGCAGCGTTCAAAGCGGTTTCTGAAGTTTGTCGCATTCCTACACATCTGTTTACTTTTATCCAGTTTAAGAAAGATCTGAAGGAAAGCATGAAATGTGGCATGTGGGGTCGTGCCCTCCGGAAGGCAGTCGCAGACTGGTACAATGGAAAGGGGGGcatggctctggctctggctgtgACCAAGTATAAACAAAGAAATGGCTGGTCTCACAAAGATCTGTTAAGATTGTCACATCTTAAACCTTCCAATGAAG gacTTGCTATTGTGACCAAATATATTACAAAGGGCTGGAAAGAAGTCCATGAATTGTATAAAGAAAAAGCACTTTCCGTGGAGactgaaaaattattaaagtatCTGGAGGCTGTAGAGAAAGTGAAACGCACAAAAGATGAACTGGAAGTCATTCATCTAATAGAAGAGCATAGATTAGTTAGGGAACATCTTCTAACAAATCACTTAAAGTCTAAAGAG GTATGGAAGGCTTTGTTACAAGAAATGCCTCTTACTGCGTTACTAAGGAATCTAGGAAAGATGACTGCTAATTCAGTGCTTGAACCAGGAAATTCAGAAGTATCTTTAGTATGTGAAAAACTATGTAATGAAAAGCTGTTAAAAAAG GCTCGTATACATCCATTTCATGTTTTAATTGCATCAGAAACTTATAAAACAGGTCATGGGCTCCGAGGAAAACTGAAGTGGCGCCCTGATGAAGAAATTTTGAAAGCTTTGGATACCGCtttttacaaaacatttaag acagTGGAGCCAACTGGAAAGCGTTTCTTGCTGGCTGTTGATGTCAGTGCTTCTATGAACCAAAGAGTTTTGGGTAGTGTGCTCAATGCTAGCGCAGTTGCAGCAGCAATGTGCATG GTTGTCACACGGACAGAAAAAGATTCTCATATAGTTGCTTTTTCAGATGAAATGGTACCATGTCCGGTGACTACAGATATGACGTTACAGCAGGTTTTAATGGCTATGAATCAG ATCCCAGCAGGTGGCACTGATTGCTCTCTCCCAATGATCTGGGCGCAGATGACAAGCACAGCCGCTGATGTCTTCATGGTCTTCACTGACAATGAGACCTTTGCTGGAAGAGTCCATCCTGCTGTTGCTCTGAGGGAGTATCGAAAG AAAATGGACATTCCAGCTAAATTGATTGTTTGTGGAATGACATCAAATGGTTTTACCATTGCAGACCCAGATGACAGAG TGGGAAAGGACAGCTTTGGGAATGTCCAAAAACTCTGA
- the RO60 gene encoding 60 kDa SS-A/Ro ribonucleoprotein isoform X1, whose protein sequence is MEESVNQMQPLNETQITNSEGGYVWQVTDMNRLHRFLCFGSEGGTYYIKEQKLGLENAEALIRLIEDGRGCEVIQEIKSFSQEGRTAKQEPMLFALAICSQCSDVSTKQAAFKAVSEVCRIPTHLFTFIQFKKDLKESMKCGMWGRALRKAVADWYNGKGGMALALAVTKYKQRNGWSHKDLLRLSHLKPSNEGLAIVTKYITKGWKEVHELYKEKALSVETEKLLKYLEAVEKVKRTKDELEVIHLIEEHRLVREHLLTNHLKSKEVWKALLQEMPLTALLRNLGKMTANSVLEPGNSEVSLVCEKLCNEKLLKKARIHPFHVLIASETYKTGHGLRGKLKWRPDEEILKALDTAFYKTFKTVEPTGKRFLLAVDVSASMNQRVLGSVLNASAVAAAMCMVVTRTEKDSHIVAFSDEMVPCPVTTDMTLQQVLMAMNQIPAGGTDCSLPMIWAQMTSTAADVFMVFTDNETFAGRVHPAVALREYRKKMDIPAKLIVCGMTSNGFTIADPDDRGMLDMCGFDTGALDVIRNFTLDVI, encoded by the exons ATGGAGGAATCCGTAAACCAAATGCAACCACTGAACGAGACGCAGATAACCAACTCCGAAGGGGGATACGTGTGGCAAGTCACTGATATGAATCGACTACACCGGTTCTTATGTTTTGGTTCGGAAGGTGGGACTTACTATATCAAAGAACAAAAGCTGGGCCTTGAAAATGCTGAAGCTTTAATTAGATTGATTGAAGATGGCAGAGGATGTGAAGTGATACAGGAAATAAAGTCATTTAGTCAAGAAGGCAGAACGGCGAAGCAAGAGCCTATGCTCTTCGCACTTGCCATTTGTTCCCAGTGTTCCGACGTGAGCACAAAACAGGCAGCGTTCAAAGCGGTTTCTGAAGTTTGTCGCATTCCTACACATCTGTTTACTTTTATCCAGTTTAAGAAAGATCTGAAGGAAAGCATGAAATGTGGCATGTGGGGTCGTGCCCTCCGGAAGGCAGTCGCAGACTGGTACAATGGAAAGGGGGGcatggctctggctctggctgtgACCAAGTATAAACAAAGAAATGGCTGGTCTCACAAAGATCTGTTAAGATTGTCACATCTTAAACCTTCCAATGAAG gacTTGCTATTGTGACCAAATATATTACAAAGGGCTGGAAAGAAGTCCATGAATTGTATAAAGAAAAAGCACTTTCCGTGGAGactgaaaaattattaaagtatCTGGAGGCTGTAGAGAAAGTGAAACGCACAAAAGATGAACTGGAAGTCATTCATCTAATAGAAGAGCATAGATTAGTTAGGGAACATCTTCTAACAAATCACTTAAAGTCTAAAGAG GTATGGAAGGCTTTGTTACAAGAAATGCCTCTTACTGCGTTACTAAGGAATCTAGGAAAGATGACTGCTAATTCAGTGCTTGAACCAGGAAATTCAGAAGTATCTTTAGTATGTGAAAAACTATGTAATGAAAAGCTGTTAAAAAAG GCTCGTATACATCCATTTCATGTTTTAATTGCATCAGAAACTTATAAAACAGGTCATGGGCTCCGAGGAAAACTGAAGTGGCGCCCTGATGAAGAAATTTTGAAAGCTTTGGATACCGCtttttacaaaacatttaag acagTGGAGCCAACTGGAAAGCGTTTCTTGCTGGCTGTTGATGTCAGTGCTTCTATGAACCAAAGAGTTTTGGGTAGTGTGCTCAATGCTAGCGCAGTTGCAGCAGCAATGTGCATG GTTGTCACACGGACAGAAAAAGATTCTCATATAGTTGCTTTTTCAGATGAAATGGTACCATGTCCGGTGACTACAGATATGACGTTACAGCAGGTTTTAATGGCTATGAATCAG ATCCCAGCAGGTGGCACTGATTGCTCTCTCCCAATGATCTGGGCGCAGATGACAAGCACAGCCGCTGATGTCTTCATGGTCTTCACTGACAATGAGACCTTTGCTGGAAGAGTCCATCCTGCTGTTGCTCTGAGGGAGTATCGAAAG AAAATGGACATTCCAGCTAAATTGATTGTTTGTGGAATGACATCAAATGGTTTTACCATTGCAGACCCAGATGACAGAGGCATGTTGGATATGTGTGGCTTTGATACTGGAGCTCTGGATGTAATTCGAAATTTCACATTAGATGTGATTTAA
- the RO60 gene encoding 60 kDa SS-A/Ro ribonucleoprotein isoform X3 produces the protein MLIVSKQSARGYGLAIVTKYITKGWKEVHELYKEKALSVETEKLLKYLEAVEKVKRTKDELEVIHLIEEHRLVREHLLTNHLKSKEVWKALLQEMPLTALLRNLGKMTANSVLEPGNSEVSLVCEKLCNEKLLKKARIHPFHVLIASETYKTGHGLRGKLKWRPDEEILKALDTAFYKTFKTVEPTGKRFLLAVDVSASMNQRVLGSVLNASAVAAAMCMVVTRTEKDSHIVAFSDEMVPCPVTTDMTLQQVLMAMNQIPAGGTDCSLPMIWAQMTSTAADVFMVFTDNETFAGRVHPAVALREYRKKMDIPAKLIVCGMTSNGFTIADPDDRGMLDMCGFDTGALDVIRNFTLDVI, from the exons ATGTTAATTGTCTCCAAGCAGTCAGCCAGGGGATATG gacTTGCTATTGTGACCAAATATATTACAAAGGGCTGGAAAGAAGTCCATGAATTGTATAAAGAAAAAGCACTTTCCGTGGAGactgaaaaattattaaagtatCTGGAGGCTGTAGAGAAAGTGAAACGCACAAAAGATGAACTGGAAGTCATTCATCTAATAGAAGAGCATAGATTAGTTAGGGAACATCTTCTAACAAATCACTTAAAGTCTAAAGAG GTATGGAAGGCTTTGTTACAAGAAATGCCTCTTACTGCGTTACTAAGGAATCTAGGAAAGATGACTGCTAATTCAGTGCTTGAACCAGGAAATTCAGAAGTATCTTTAGTATGTGAAAAACTATGTAATGAAAAGCTGTTAAAAAAG GCTCGTATACATCCATTTCATGTTTTAATTGCATCAGAAACTTATAAAACAGGTCATGGGCTCCGAGGAAAACTGAAGTGGCGCCCTGATGAAGAAATTTTGAAAGCTTTGGATACCGCtttttacaaaacatttaag acagTGGAGCCAACTGGAAAGCGTTTCTTGCTGGCTGTTGATGTCAGTGCTTCTATGAACCAAAGAGTTTTGGGTAGTGTGCTCAATGCTAGCGCAGTTGCAGCAGCAATGTGCATG GTTGTCACACGGACAGAAAAAGATTCTCATATAGTTGCTTTTTCAGATGAAATGGTACCATGTCCGGTGACTACAGATATGACGTTACAGCAGGTTTTAATGGCTATGAATCAG ATCCCAGCAGGTGGCACTGATTGCTCTCTCCCAATGATCTGGGCGCAGATGACAAGCACAGCCGCTGATGTCTTCATGGTCTTCACTGACAATGAGACCTTTGCTGGAAGAGTCCATCCTGCTGTTGCTCTGAGGGAGTATCGAAAG AAAATGGACATTCCAGCTAAATTGATTGTTTGTGGAATGACATCAAATGGTTTTACCATTGCAGACCCAGATGACAGAGGCATGTTGGATATGTGTGGCTTTGATACTGGAGCTCTGGATGTAATTCGAAATTTCACATTAGATGTGATTTAA